The following are encoded together in the Candidatus Zixiibacteriota bacterium genome:
- a CDS encoding phage holin family protein produces the protein MMKRFLIRWLIYFASIFIVAEFFGLIEVDNATTLIVSALVLGVLNAWLKPILVFVTLPINVLTLGLFVLVINTLLLKLTDILVQGFEVGGFVIALIASVCISIISSILNFLIADRSRFRFRVFRR, from the coding sequence ATGATGAAGAGATTTCTCATAAGATGGCTGATATACTTCGCCTCGATTTTCATAGTCGCCGAATTCTTCGGTCTCATAGAGGTCGACAATGCCACGACATTGATAGTCTCAGCTCTGGTCCTCGGTGTTCTGAACGCATGGCTGAAGCCGATTCTCGTTTTCGTAACACTGCCGATCAACGTACTCACACTCGGCCTTTTCGTTCTCGTCATAAATACACTCCTTCTCAAACTGACCGACATTCTGGTGCAGGGTTTTGAAGTCGGTGGATTCGTGATAGCTCTGATCGCGTCGGTCTGCATTTCGATCATCTCATCGATTCTGAATTTCCTGATAGCGGACAGGAGCCGGTTCAGATTCAGAGTATTCAGACGATAG
- a CDS encoding polysaccharide deacetylase family protein translates to MWLIVILVAILLAFSLAYLYWIVLLKSHMRHPIRCFLIHEVVPRPSLLSASEIAVSKFLTFVDEVQAEGFTFVSPEHFLSSESSSEILLTFDDGFESFYEHVYPILKAKTIPALVFTVRDYTGKDAAWDYRNSGRKHLSPEQIDEMAASRLVFFGSHSASHPDLTRLSEEKLAQEIKAVNLDLFECFSYPFGKFNPDVIAAVKKAGYYRAFCSLNGDPKLWGGRFAIPRIPLNRFDNRFTLRTKIMNGKLLWLEVVKARIIGMFAPFTHDWKGR, encoded by the coding sequence ATGTGGCTGATTGTTATACTCGTTGCCATTCTGCTAGCATTCTCTCTCGCTTACCTGTACTGGATTGTATTGCTTAAATCGCACATGAGGCACCCTATCCGGTGCTTCCTGATACATGAAGTCGTGCCTCGACCGTCGTTGTTATCTGCAAGCGAGATAGCAGTCAGCAAGTTTCTTACATTTGTGGATGAAGTCCAGGCGGAGGGGTTCACCTTTGTCTCTCCAGAACATTTCCTGTCATCGGAGTCTTCATCGGAGATTCTGCTGACATTTGACGATGGTTTCGAGTCATTCTATGAGCATGTGTATCCCATCCTCAAAGCCAAAACTATACCTGCTCTGGTCTTCACAGTGCGTGATTATACTGGCAAAGATGCCGCCTGGGATTATCGTAACTCGGGTCGAAAACATCTCTCTCCTGAGCAGATCGATGAGATGGCCGCGAGTCGGCTCGTCTTCTTCGGATCGCATTCAGCATCCCATCCAGACCTGACGCGCCTGTCAGAAGAGAAACTGGCTCAGGAAATCAAAGCCGTCAATCTGGATCTGTTTGAGTGTTTCTCATATCCATTCGGCAAGTTCAATCCGGATGTTATTGCCGCTGTGAAGAAAGCAGGCTACTATCGCGCCTTCTGTTCTCTGAACGGCGATCCAAAGCTGTGGGGCGGCAGATTCGCCATCCCAAGAATTCCCTTGAATAGATTCGACAACCGATTTACATTGAGAACCAAGATCATGAACGGGAAACTCCTCTGGCTGGAAGTCGTCAAAGCGCGAATCATAGGGATGTTTGCACCGTTTACTCACGACTGGAAGGGAAGATGA